Genomic DNA from Lutibacter sp. A80:
CATAAATTTTATTTGCAAAGTTTTCGTTACCTTCTAAAACAATAGAATCTCTATTTGACCATAAATGATCTGGATAATACTTATGTCCTAATCGTTGACAATTATACCCGAAAAAAGTATCAAACCCTTGATTTACAGGATCTCCTTCTGAACCAGGAAAACCTAATCCCCATTTACCAAAAGCACCTGTTGTATAACCTGCCTTTTTCATAACTTCAGCTAAAGTATATGTATCATCCGGTATTGGATATTGTCCTTCTGGTTGAATTTCTTTATTACCTCTAACAACCGTATGACCAGTGTGCATACCAGTTAAAAGAGCAGAACGCGATGGCGCGCAAACAGTACTTCCTGAATAATGCTGTGTAAACATCATTCCTTTAGAAGCTAGTTTATCTATATTTGGTGTAGAAAATTTTTCTTGGCCATAACAGCTTAAATCTCCATAACCAAGATCATCTGCAAGGATATAAATTATGTTTGGTTTACTTGTGCTTCCTTCAACATTGGAAGCTACAGAATCTTGTGTCTTATTGCTAGACGAATTACATGACATTAACACTATTGAAAACAATAGAATTAAAATGGAAGTTGAAATTTTAGTCATTTTAAATTATGTAAATTGTGGAATTAAATTTTAAATCCGTTAATTATTTATTTGTTTTTACACACCTACTTTATAGGTATTTTCAAAGGTATTAACTTCCTTTGTTTTGTAATTCTCATTTGAGACCCACAAATGTTGCACATTTACATAATAGCTTTAAAAGACCCTAATTATCCAATGTAATTAGCGCCTTAAAGACAAAAAAACTACGTTAAAATCAAAAAAAGATGGCTATAAATTAACATTTGTATACTCCATATTACTAGTAGAATTTACCAGTTTACCATACCATAGTCTATCCGACATTTTAGTAAATTCAAAATTATTTGATGATAGAACTTTTGTTTTGGAGCAACCATTTTTAATAGGACTTAATAAAATATACGTTCATTTTGTTACTCCAATTAAATAATCATTAACTAAAAAGTAAACGTATTTTAGCTCAGTAAACCTAACAATCGGAAATTAAAGCTTTAATAACTGATTATTAAACTTTAATACTTCACCTACTTTTGTATCAAAACTTTTTAGAGTTTTTCCATAACGAACTTGCAAGTTATTTCCAAGTTTAGATCGTACAACAAGCGTTTGAAGTTTTCCTTCTTTCCATTCTATGTCTACTTCAAAGCCTTTACGAGCCACAATACCTTTTATTGAACCATTTGCCCATTCTTTTGGTAAAGCAGGCAATACGTATATTTCTCCTTCATGGCTTTGCATTAACATTTCTGTGACACCAGAAACTAACCCAAAATTACCATCAATTTGAAATGGAGGATGTTTATCTAATAGGTTGGGTAAAGTAGATTTTTGTTGTAATGCTACAATATTTTCATGAGCTTTTTGAGGCTCTAATAAACGCGCCCAAAAGTTTATAATCCAAGCTCGACTCCAGCCTGTATGACCGCCTCCGTTAGCAAGTCGATGTTCTATGGTTTTTTTTGCAGCTTCAAATAACTCAGGTGTTTTTGTTTTTGAAATTTGATTAGAAGGATGCAAAGCATATAAATGAGATATATGTCTATGCCCTTCATTTTCTTCTTTAAACTCTTCAACCCACTCCATTAAACGTCCATCACTTCCTATTTTAAGTGGCGGCATTTGCTGTATTTTATTTTGTAGAGTATTTCTAAAATCAGTGTCTACACCCAAAATATCTGCCGCTGAAATACAATTTTGAAACAATTCAAAAATTATTTCTCTATCCATTGTAGATCCCATACTAATGGTTGCCATTTCTCCATTTTTATCTAAAAAACTATTTTCAGGTGATACAGAAGGCCCTGAAAGTAACTGTCCTGTTTTAGGGTCGATTACCATAAAATCTACAAAAAACTGCGCAGCTTCTTTCATTACAAGATATGCATAATTTTTTAAGTATTCTTTATCTTCTGTATATTCAAAATGTGTATACAAATGTTGGCAACACCAAGCTGCACCCATAGGCCACATACCATATCTTGCCCTTCCAAAACCAAAAGTATTGTGCCAAATATCACTAGTATGGTGTGCCACAAAACCGCTACAACCATAAGTTTCTTTTGCTGTAATTCGCCCCATTTCACGAAGGTTACCGATATATTCTAAAAACGGTTCATGGCATTCAGATAAATTTGTCATTTCTGACATCCAATAATTCATTTGAACATTGATATTGATATGATAATCGGAGTTCCAAGGAGGTGTTAAACCATTAACCCATATTCCTTGTAAATTGGCAGGTAATGTTCCTGATCTAGAACTACTAATTAATAAATACCTTCCAAACTGATATTGAAGCTGTGTAAGATAATTATCGAAGCTTCCATTTTTTACTTTTTTAAGTCGTTGATTTGTAGGTAAATCTAAACCATCATTATCTGAAATATGAAAATCTACTCGTTTAAACAAAGAGCGATAATCAGCAATATGTTTTTCCTTTAATTCATTGTAATTTAAAGACAAAGCGTGGTCTAAATTCTGCTGACACAAGGTCTTTGGGCTATCAGTACGATAATCGCTAACTGCAGTTACACGGATAATTACCTCATCCGCTTCTGATATCACTAATTTTCCATCTTTAATTTCTGATTTTCCTCCTTTTGCTTCAAAATGAATAATAGCATAAAACTTAACACCTACTCCGCTCCCTACATGCTCAGAAAATTTTATAACATTCTCAGCCAATTCAATTTTAGTGTTTTCAGTACGTTTAACACCTGCAGAAAAACTAATAGCACTATCTTTATCTGCTGAGTATTTAAAAACCATCACTTTATCGGGAAAACTAGAAAAATATTCATTCTTATAAGTAATCCCATTTTTTTGAAATGAAGTTGTTACAATAGAATGGTTTAGATCTAATTCACGTTTATAATTCAAAAGGCTATCTAAATCAGAATTTTCAATAAATAAATTCCCCAACATCTGATTTGCATTGGTTCCTGAAGGTAAACGCTTTGCTAATAATTTTTCGGCAACTACATTTTCAGCTTCAATATATTCACCATCAAACAATAATTGGCGAATCTCACCTAAAGCCTTATTCCCATCCTTTTTATCATTATACCATTTTTTCCCACTCCAAATAGTTTCTTCATTAAGGCAAATTATTTCTTTTGCTGGAGTTCCATAAATCATACTCCCTAAGCTACCATTACCAATAGGCAAACCTTCATCCCATTTTGTTGTAGGCTGATTAAACCAAATTTTTAAGGGTGTTTCTTGCTCTATTTCAGTTGTTTTTGAACAACCAAAAAATATAAAAATCAGCAATATTGGAAGTATGTTTTTCATAATTTTAAAATAAATGGAAATATATTCGGCTATTTTATTGTTTCAAGTTTTCAAATATTTGAATCAATTCTTTTAGCTTTTCAGGATTTTCTTTTGCCAAATTATTTTGTTGACCTATATCATTTTTAAGATTATAGAGTTTATATTCTAATGAATAACCTGTTTCTGTACCTACTTTTTTATTAATACTTTGCCCTTTATATGGTGGTATCATAATCCAATCTCCACTTCTTAAAGCTGTATTAGATTTTGCTTCAATAATTAAATGATCACGACCTTTATCTGAAACCCCCATTAATGTATTTAAGAAGTTTTTACTATCAGTTGGTTTTTCATTTACCCCAACAAGATCTGCTAATGAAGCCAATAAATCCATTTGACAAATTATAGCATCTGACACGCCCGGATTAATTTTACCTTTCCAATAAGTTATAAAAGGTATACGTGTTCCTGCTTCAAAAAGGCTGTATTTACCTCCGCGTAAACCTCCTTTAGGATCGTGATTACCTAATTTTTCAACGGCATCATCAAAATAACCATCATTTAAAACAGGACCATTATCGCTAGAGAATACAATAAGAGTATTCTCTAAAATTCCTTCATCTTCAAGTGTTTTTATAAATTCTCCTATACACCAATCTGCCTCTAAAATTACATCGCCTCTTGGTCCCATTCCTGATTTACCAACAAATCTTGGATGTGGAGTTCTTGGAACATGTGGCTGTTGCATTGCATAATAAAGAAAAAATGGTTTTTCTTTATGTGTTTTTATATAATTTTGTGCTTTACTTAAAAAATGATCTGCCATATCAACATCGCTCCATTTTGCAGCATCTCCACCTTTCATATATCCAATTCTTGGAATGCCATTTACAATGCTATTATTATGACCATGGTGCCATTTCATTGTTAGCATTTCTGGATTTGATTTTGCTGTTGGTTCTCCTTCAAAATTCTTTTTATAATTAACCTCAATAGGATCGCTTTTATCTAAATTTACAACATTCCCATTTTCAATATAAACTGTAGGTACTCGATCTTGTGTGGCGGCTAAGATATACGCTTCATCAAACCCCACTTCATTAGGTCCTGGTTTAATAGTCTCATTCCAATTTACAAATCCCGATCCTAAACCTAAATGCCACTTTCCAATAATAGCAGTTTGATAACCTGCTTTTGATAGCATTTTAGGTAATGTTTGTTGCTTTGTGTCTATTAACAAAGGAGCATCTCCTGGTAATATTTTAGCATCTTTATTTCTCCAAGGATACATTCCGGTTAATAAAGCATAACGACTAGGTGTGCAAGTTGCAGAAGTAGCATAACCATTGGTAAATTTTACACCTCCCAATGCTAAATTATCGATATTTGGAGTTTTTATAGCTGTTGCTCCATAGCAACTTAAATCCCCATATCCTAAATCATCAAGGTAAATAACTACAACATTAGGTTTAATTGTATCTTTATCTATAACCGTGGATGTATTGTTTTTACAACTTAAGTTTACGAGTAATATAAATGCACCTAAGAAGCTTTTGTATAATTTTAAATTCATTATTCTATTGCTTTAAATTTTATTCAACTTTAAAAACACTATTAAAAAATTATTTCACAAATTTAAAATTTTTATACCCAAAAAACTTCTCAATTATGGGGTTTAAATGTTACTTTATTTGAATAGAAAAAACTTAAAATCATTTATATCAAGGTTTTGACAATTTTTAATACTGTTATTTCTTCACCTTACTAAAAATTGATTTAATGTTATACAGGTACCTAAATTTCCACAACAAACTATAATTATTCACTCAACACCAATTAGAAATAAAGCCCTAATTACAATGTTAGACCACTGTTTAATACACTGCTAAACAAGTACTACAAAGTTTAAATTCCTAATAATAAAAAGATTTTATTATTATTAAAATTAGCATTAAACAACCCCTATTTGCTTTATAAATTATTTTCCAAAACAATGGTAATATTTTGTTAAAAACCAAAAACAATGCTATTTTAACAGGGTTATTTAACATTTTAGTAACATTTACCCCCCATAATTGAGAAAATCAAAACATTTAAACATCTTATTTTTGTATAACAATATTCTAGAAGAGAAATTTTCTAGAGCAAATAAAAACAAACTAAACAAATTTAACATTATGAAATTGAAGATAATTACACTTTTTACATGCTGTTTTAGTCTTATTTCTGTATGGTCCCAATCCAACGTTTCAGGTACGGTGACTGACGAAACAGGAATGCCACTAATCGGCGTTAATGTTTTAATTAAAGACACCTCAAAAGGTGTCACTACAGATTTTGACGGTAATTTTCAAATTAGCGTAAATCCAGGCGAAATTTTAAGTTTCTCGTATATTGGTTACAAGGAACAAACAGTATTAATCAACACCCAAAAAACCTTAACAATTGTAATGACTGAAAACGCTTCAAAATTAGATGAAGTTGTAATTGTTGGGTATGGTTCACAAAAAAAAGAGAGTGTTTTAGGTGCCATTAGCCAAGTAAAAGGTGCAGAAATATTAGAATCTGGTGCTTCTAATATTACCAATGCATTAAGTGGACTTTCACCAGGTTTAAATATTGTTCAAACTTCTGGTCAACCAGGAGACGATGCGGGTGATATTTATATTCGTGGTAACTCAGACCCATTAATATTAGTAGATGGGGTTGAAGTTGTTGGAGGGTTTGCAAATATAGACCCTAGAGATGTAGCAAGTGTTAGTACACTTAAAGATGGTGCTGCTACTGCCGTTTACGGTATTAGAGGTGCAAACGGAGTTATTATAATTACTACAAAAAGAGGGCAAATAGGAAAACCAGTAGTAAGTATAACTAGTGAAGTTACTATGAAATTTTATCCAGACAAATATGATTCTTTAGACGCATATGCTGCTGAGAGTTTACGAAATGTAGGTGTCTATAATGACGCTGCTTTTGATACTGGTTTCTCTACAGAAGCTGAATTAGAACACTGGAAAAATGGAGATTTACCTTATATCTATCCAAATACAGATTGGGTTGACTTTACAACAAAAGACTTTGCAACAAGTTTTAATCAGTCGGTGTCTGTAAGAGGTGGTACAGATTTTGTTAAATATTATGCTTCTGCAGGATATTTACAAGAAGGTGACATTACAAATTCTGAACAATTTTACAACTACGATCCAGAATATAAATTTGAAAGATATTCATTTAGAGGAAATTTAGACTTTACATTATCTAATACAACTCGCTTAAAAACAAGTGTTAGTAGCCGAATAGAAGATCAAAATAAAGCGCGTGGAACTGTCAGCAACGATTTTTTAAGGCTGTTTACAGTTGCTCCAGGAAGTAGTGTACCATATTACCCTGAAGAAGCTCTAGAACTTTATCCAGACCCTCTTTACCCTGGATTGGTAGAAAAAAGGTTCCCAATAAGTAGTACAATAGGTACTTTTCTTGAAGGATCAACTAATACTATAAAAACAATTTTCTCTATTGATTTTCAGTTAGAACAAGACTTAGACTTTATTACTGAAGGTTTAACATTTACGGGTAAATATAACTTTATTAGTAATTACCAAACACAAAGTGAAATAAAATTTGACTCATCTTTAGAAACAAGACTAGATAGATACGATTTGTTACCTGATGGTACTTGGGATTCTTTTGAAGGTGCAGATTACGAACGTCCTTACGATTTTAATTTAGGAAGTGAAAGTATTAATAATACTCAAGAAATATCTTATACAAAAGCACAATTTGATTATAAACGTTCTTTTGATAGACATAACGTAACAGCTTTAGGTGCTTTTAGTCGTAATAAAAGAATTAACAACACAGATTTCCCATATTATGAAGAAGTTTGGGTTGGTAGAGCAACTTACAACTATGATACTCGTTATTTTTTCGAAATAAATGGTTCATACAACGGTGACGAAACTTTTGCTGAAGGACAACGTTTTAAGTTTTTCCCATCATATTCTGTAGGTATTAATTTAGCTAAAGAAAAATGGGTAGAAGAAGCCATACCAGCTCTTAACAATTTTAAAATTAGATATTCTAATGGTAAAACTGGAACAAAAAGTGGTTTAGGAACCAATCGTTGGCAATATTTAAGTTTCTATGATAATATAAGTGGAACTGCATCAATAAGACCAACTTGGAGATATAACTTTGGAGAAGGTGATACAGGACGTTTATCTGTTATTAGAGAAACCCAACTTGGAAACGAAGAATTAACATGGTCTACAGTTACAAAACAAAACTTAGGTGTTGAATTTGGACTTTTTGACAATGAAATATCTGGAGAGGTTGAAGTATTTAAAGATAAAAGAGACGGTTTAATTGCCAGACCATCTGCTACCATTCCTGGTTACGCTGGTTTTGTTACCGGACTTCCTTTTGGAAACTTAGGCTCAACAGAAAGTCATGGTCTTGAAGCTACTTTAACTTACAAAAATAGCACCGAAGGAGGGTTTAAATATTCTGCATCTGTTGTTTATGCTTTTTACGAAAACAGAGTTCTAAAAAGTGCTTCGGATGGAGCTGGTACACCTGAATATACAAAAATTGAAGGGAAACCAATCGGCGCATCTTCATTACTACAAACAGATGGTTATTTCCAAAATATTGATGAATTAGTAAACTACCCAGTTTACGCAGGAGATCCAGGTTTAGGAGATTACAGATATATTGATTATAATGCAAATGGAACAGTAATAGGTACTAATATTGAAGATCAAATTCGATTTGATTTACCAAAATCACCTAAACACAGTTATAGCGTAAAATTAAATGGATCTTATAAAAACTGGTCTTTAAGTGCCTTAATTAACGGTGTTGAAGGTCATAAAGGTCTTGTTAATGGAAGTTTAGCTTACGCACTTCCAGAAGGTGTTTCTTCAGCGCGTTACGACCAATTAGACTATTGGACACCTAGTAATCCAGATGCTGCATATCCTGCTTTACATGCAATTGTAAACGACCCTAATTTAGCAGCAGCTACTACAGCTAGAATTGTTAGTCTAGACTATATTAAATTACGAAGCGTAAATCTTGGATATAAATTTAATATGGAAAAAAGTAAAAGTATTAAATTATTGAAAATTTATATTAGCGGTACCAACCTTCTTACCATTTCTGACATGAAATATGCGGATCCTGAAGGAAATTCTCCAGGTGCTTACCCATTACTACAAAGAGTTAACCTAGGTTTAAATATGAGCTTTTAAAAATTAAAATTATGAAAAAAACAAAATATACATTTATTTTAATCTTGGCAAGCCTTTTTATTAGCTGTGAAGATTATTTAGACAATGAACAATCCTTCGAATCATTAGACCAAAACGATGTATTTAGCGACATTTATTTGGCTAAAAAATATTTAGATGGTGCTTACACCTACTTAATTTCTGAAGTAAGTGCTAAATCTAGTACCCCAGATATACTTCCAGGTATGACAATGTCTGGAGAAGGTTACCCTGGCAGAATGGGTAATAGTGTACCTCAAAGATATATGTCGTACGCCAATTCAGATTATTTAGGTTTAATGAACCTATCACCTGGAGCTGGAACTGCTACTACACCAAATTTTGTATCTAGATATTTTGAATCTTGGAAAGGAATTAGAACTGTAAATAGTTTTCTTGAAAATAGTGATAAAATAAGTAATGCTTCCGAAGAAGATGTTAACGGCTTAATTGGCCAAGCGTATTTTTTAAGAGCCTATTTTTACCACTTAATAACAAAACGTCACGGAGGTCTTGTTTATTTAAAAGAAAACTTAAGTCTTAACGAACCTCTAGAACGAGAAAGAGAAACTTATGCTAGTAATTTAGCAGATATGTTAGAAGATCTAGATCTTGCTATAAGCTTACTTCCAATAGCATGGGAATCTGAAAATGTAGGACGACCAACAAGAGGTGCTGCTATGGCTCTAAAATCTAGAATTACATTATTTGCTGCCAGTCCTTTAGTAAATACTTCAAACGACCAACAACCTTGGATAGATGCTGCAACTGCTGCTTCAGACCTAATTAATTATGCAAATGAAAATGGTTTATACAACCTTGTAGACGCAAGCAGTGCTAACAGTATAGACGTTGACCATAATGGAGCTGATCTATTTACTCCAGAACCAGAAGCTTTACTACCTTATCGAAATGTATTTGTTGGAGCAGGTAAATCAAAGACATTACCTCAAGAAGTAATTTTTATGGAGGTAAATGATTTTACTGCTGGTGGTGGTGGAACTTTAGTTCCGCTTCCTAGAACATATTTAACAACAGGGTTTGACATAGCAAAAGGTAACAATAACCCAATGAATATTGGAGCATTAGCTAATTTTATAGAAAAATTTGAAACAAAAAGTGGTCTTCCAATTGAAGACGACCCTTCATACAACCCTCAAGAACCATTTATTAATAGAGATCCTAGATTTTACAATGCAATTTTATTTGATGGAGTTCCATGGACAGTAACTACTGCAAATGCCGTAAACAATTCAGGTGCTGCTGATTTAGCAATTGTAAATGAAGAAGGTAAACTAGGATTAGACATTCATGACCCTGCAACACCAACTAATAGATACTGGCAAGTTTTAAATACAACCGGGTTACGTATAAGAAAATGGATTCCAAATGGATATTATTTAACATCTGGTTGGAAAGGTCACTTAGACTACTATGCAAATAATATTGTGTTTAGAATGTCTGAAATTTATTTAAACTATGCTGAAGCTGCAAATGAAGCTTATGGTCCAGGAGGAACTGCACCAGGAGCAAGCTTATCTGCCCTTGATGCTGTAAATAAAATAAGAAACAGAGTGGGAATGCCTAATGTAAATGCTAAATACTCTGGTTCTAAAGATGGTCTAAGAGAACGAATTAGAAATGAACGTGCTATTGAATTATGTTTTGAAGGTTTTAGATATGATGATATAAGAAGATGGAAAACGGCTCATTTAGAAGAAAACTTAAAAGTTGAATTTTTAGAAATGCGTTGGCAAGGTGGAGAATCAGAAATTTACCCATCAGGATTTAGTTATGAAAATGTAGAGCGCACAGATTTAAGAAAAACATTTAGTGAAAGAAACTATTGGTGGCCAATTCCTAGTTCAGAAATTGAAGCAGTACCAACATTTAGACAAACAGATGGCTGGTAATATATCTTTTTTAAAGACTATATCTAAAACATCTAACTTAAAACTATAAAATAAAACAAATGAAAATAACCATAAAAAAATTAAAAGGTTTTGTTTTCTGCGTATTTAATGTTCTCGCTATTAATATTGGTGTAGCTCAAAATACCCCATTAAAAAGTGTAGCAGCTCAAGAAGATTCGCAACAAATAACAAATAATGATGAATTTCTAAAAACACCATTTGGAGTTTTTAACATTACACAAACAACTGGTGCTATCTTTAGAATTTCTGGTGATGAATTAAGAAAATCAGGTGGTGATAATTTAATGAACTCATTAAGAGGAAAAGTACCTGGATTAAGAATTATTAGAACTAGTAACACCCCAGGAAATGGTGGGTATTCATATACCCTAAATGGCGGTACTCCTAACGTATTAATCGATGGTCAACCTAGAGGTTTACAAGTTGATTTAAGAGATATAGAGGAAGTAATAGTACTTAACGATGCAACTTTTAACTCTTTGTTAGGAAATTTAGGTGATAATGGACTTATTTACGTAATTACAAAAGGGAATAAACCTAGTAAACCAGTAATTGAAGTTAATTATCAAAATTCTTATAACACACCTTCTCACTTGCCTAATTTATTATCGGCTGCAGAGTATGCAACTGTAGTAAACCAAGCGGCAAATAATGATGGATTAGCTAATATATATAGCCCAGAAGCTATTGAAGCATACAAAAATGGTTCAGACCCAATTAATTTTCCAAATATAGATTCTCAAGAAACATTTTTAGAAGACTCTACTCCATCTAATTATTTATCTCTTAACTTATACGGTGGAAAAGAAGATCTTACATACAGTGCTTTTCTAGGTTATTCAGACTGGAAAGGATTAGAAAAAATTGGAGCAATTGATGGTCGAAACATTACTTTTAGAACTAAAATTAATACAAAAATTAATGATATTTTAAAAGCTCATGCTAGTGTTTATGGTAGATTTGGACTTAACGACAGACCTGTAATTGGACCTAACGATACGTTTAGTTGGATAACAAACACACCAGCAAACGCTTTCCCTTTAAAAGTTGGAGACTCTGCTTATGTTGTTAATAATCAATATCAAACTAATTTATTATCAGAATTAGAAAATGGAGGAACAAGAACAGATTATACTTCTAATATGATTTTTGATTTGGGTATGGATTTCGATTTTGGAAAATTTGTTGAAGGCCTTTCCTATAGTACATACATTATGATGAAAACTTATAATGCACACTCTTTAGTTACTAATAATACTCCTGGTTTGTACACCCTAGAAAACTTTCAAGATATTACAGGGCAAGATTCTTTAGCTTTAAAAGTAAATAAAAATGAATATTTAGACCTATCTGTTGGAAGAACAGGAGGTGCAATTCAAAGAGATTTTGCTTATGGAGGTAATTTTAGCTACATCAAAAAATTTGATGAAAGTGTCTTAAATTTAAATTTAAATCATCTTTTATATTATCAACCAAATACTAATTCTAGTCAAACAGATAAACGTAATATAACATTAAACTTAAATGGTGCG
This window encodes:
- a CDS encoding RagB/SusD family nutrient uptake outer membrane protein yields the protein MKKTKYTFILILASLFISCEDYLDNEQSFESLDQNDVFSDIYLAKKYLDGAYTYLISEVSAKSSTPDILPGMTMSGEGYPGRMGNSVPQRYMSYANSDYLGLMNLSPGAGTATTPNFVSRYFESWKGIRTVNSFLENSDKISNASEEDVNGLIGQAYFLRAYFYHLITKRHGGLVYLKENLSLNEPLERERETYASNLADMLEDLDLAISLLPIAWESENVGRPTRGAAMALKSRITLFAASPLVNTSNDQQPWIDAATAASDLINYANENGLYNLVDASSANSIDVDHNGADLFTPEPEALLPYRNVFVGAGKSKTLPQEVIFMEVNDFTAGGGGTLVPLPRTYLTTGFDIAKGNNNPMNIGALANFIEKFETKSGLPIEDDPSYNPQEPFINRDPRFYNAILFDGVPWTVTTANAVNNSGAADLAIVNEEGKLGLDIHDPATPTNRYWQVLNTTGLRIRKWIPNGYYLTSGWKGHLDYYANNIVFRMSEIYLNYAEAANEAYGPGGTAPGASLSALDAVNKIRNRVGMPNVNAKYSGSKDGLRERIRNERAIELCFEGFRYDDIRRWKTAHLEENLKVEFLEMRWQGGESEIYPSGFSYENVERTDLRKTFSERNYWWPIPSSEIEAVPTFRQTDGW
- a CDS encoding TonB-dependent receptor, yielding MKLKIITLFTCCFSLISVWSQSNVSGTVTDETGMPLIGVNVLIKDTSKGVTTDFDGNFQISVNPGEILSFSYIGYKEQTVLINTQKTLTIVMTENASKLDEVVIVGYGSQKKESVLGAISQVKGAEILESGASNITNALSGLSPGLNIVQTSGQPGDDAGDIYIRGNSDPLILVDGVEVVGGFANIDPRDVASVSTLKDGAATAVYGIRGANGVIIITTKRGQIGKPVVSITSEVTMKFYPDKYDSLDAYAAESLRNVGVYNDAAFDTGFSTEAELEHWKNGDLPYIYPNTDWVDFTTKDFATSFNQSVSVRGGTDFVKYYASAGYLQEGDITNSEQFYNYDPEYKFERYSFRGNLDFTLSNTTRLKTSVSSRIEDQNKARGTVSNDFLRLFTVAPGSSVPYYPEEALELYPDPLYPGLVEKRFPISSTIGTFLEGSTNTIKTIFSIDFQLEQDLDFITEGLTFTGKYNFISNYQTQSEIKFDSSLETRLDRYDLLPDGTWDSFEGADYERPYDFNLGSESINNTQEISYTKAQFDYKRSFDRHNVTALGAFSRNKRINNTDFPYYEEVWVGRATYNYDTRYFFEINGSYNGDETFAEGQRFKFFPSYSVGINLAKEKWVEEAIPALNNFKIRYSNGKTGTKSGLGTNRWQYLSFYDNISGTASIRPTWRYNFGEGDTGRLSVIRETQLGNEELTWSTVTKQNLGVEFGLFDNEISGEVEVFKDKRDGLIARPSATIPGYAGFVTGLPFGNLGSTESHGLEATLTYKNSTEGGFKYSASVVYAFYENRVLKSASDGAGTPEYTKIEGKPIGASSLLQTDGYFQNIDELVNYPVYAGDPGLGDYRYIDYNANGTVIGTNIEDQIRFDLPKSPKHSYSVKLNGSYKNWSLSALINGVEGHKGLVNGSLAYALPEGVSSARYDQLDYWTPSNPDAAYPALHAIVNDPNLAAATTARIVSLDYIKLRSVNLGYKFNMEKSKSIKLLKIYISGTNLLTISDMKYADPEGNSPGAYPLLQRVNLGLNMSF
- a CDS encoding glycoside hydrolase N-terminal domain-containing protein, whose protein sequence is MKNILPILLIFIFFGCSKTTEIEQETPLKIWFNQPTTKWDEGLPIGNGSLGSMIYGTPAKEIICLNEETIWSGKKWYNDKKDGNKALGEIRQLLFDGEYIEAENVVAEKLLAKRLPSGTNANQMLGNLFIENSDLDSLLNYKRELDLNHSIVTTSFQKNGITYKNEYFSSFPDKVMVFKYSADKDSAISFSAGVKRTENTKIELAENVIKFSEHVGSGVGVKFYAIIHFEAKGGKSEIKDGKLVISEADEVIIRVTAVSDYRTDSPKTLCQQNLDHALSLNYNELKEKHIADYRSLFKRVDFHISDNDGLDLPTNQRLKKVKNGSFDNYLTQLQYQFGRYLLISSSRSGTLPANLQGIWVNGLTPPWNSDYHININVQMNYWMSEMTNLSECHEPFLEYIGNLREMGRITAKETYGCSGFVAHHTSDIWHNTFGFGRARYGMWPMGAAWCCQHLYTHFEYTEDKEYLKNYAYLVMKEAAQFFVDFMVIDPKTGQLLSGPSVSPENSFLDKNGEMATISMGSTMDREIIFELFQNCISAADILGVDTDFRNTLQNKIQQMPPLKIGSDGRLMEWVEEFKEENEGHRHISHLYALHPSNQISKTKTPELFEAAKKTIEHRLANGGGHTGWSRAWIINFWARLLEPQKAHENIVALQQKSTLPNLLDKHPPFQIDGNFGLVSGVTEMLMQSHEGEIYVLPALPKEWANGSIKGIVARKGFEVDIEWKEGKLQTLVVRSKLGNNLQVRYGKTLKSFDTKVGEVLKFNNQLLKL
- a CDS encoding arylsulfatase encodes the protein MNLKLYKSFLGAFILLVNLSCKNNTSTVIDKDTIKPNVVVIYLDDLGYGDLSCYGATAIKTPNIDNLALGGVKFTNGYATSATCTPSRYALLTGMYPWRNKDAKILPGDAPLLIDTKQQTLPKMLSKAGYQTAIIGKWHLGLGSGFVNWNETIKPGPNEVGFDEAYILAATQDRVPTVYIENGNVVNLDKSDPIEVNYKKNFEGEPTAKSNPEMLTMKWHHGHNNSIVNGIPRIGYMKGGDAAKWSDVDMADHFLSKAQNYIKTHKEKPFFLYYAMQQPHVPRTPHPRFVGKSGMGPRGDVILEADWCIGEFIKTLEDEGILENTLIVFSSDNGPVLNDGYFDDAVEKLGNHDPKGGLRGGKYSLFEAGTRIPFITYWKGKINPGVSDAIICQMDLLASLADLVGVNEKPTDSKNFLNTLMGVSDKGRDHLIIEAKSNTALRSGDWIMIPPYKGQSINKKVGTETGYSLEYKLYNLKNDIGQQNNLAKENPEKLKELIQIFENLKQ